A portion of the Micromonospora tarapacensis genome contains these proteins:
- a CDS encoding S1 family peptidase yields the protein MQRDLGLNATQARTRIARDDKGTRTDASLRRSLGSAYAGGWMTADGMVVAVTGKAAASRVKAAGARATIVDRSGAELDRIKATLDRHAAKAPAGAVPGWYVDVTTNTVVVLASGDTAAASAFVRTSRVDATAVRVVTTTESPQPLYDVRGGDAYYMGGGRCSVGFSVTGGFVTAGHCGSTGTSTQGYNQVSQGTFRGSSFPGNDYGWVQTNSNWTPQPWVNNYSGGNVTVAGSTEAAVGAAVCRSGSTTGWRCGTIQAKNQTVNYSQGSVSGLTRTNACAEPGDSGGSWLSGQQAQGVTSGGSGNCSFGGTTYFQPVNEILSVYGLTLRTSGGGGDPPPPTGCSGYESTYTGSISSGQSRFQPNGSYYYSSSSGTHRGCLDGPTGVDFDLYLQKWSGSGWVDVAGSYSPGPDESLTYNGTAGYYRFEVHAYSGSGSYSLGITNP from the coding sequence ATGCAGCGCGACCTCGGCCTGAACGCCACCCAGGCGCGCACCCGCATCGCCCGCGACGACAAGGGAACCCGGACGGACGCCAGCCTGCGCCGGTCGCTGGGCTCGGCGTACGCCGGCGGCTGGATGACCGCCGACGGCATGGTCGTCGCCGTCACCGGCAAGGCAGCTGCCAGCCGGGTCAAGGCAGCCGGCGCGCGGGCGACGATCGTCGACCGCAGCGGCGCCGAGCTGGACCGGATCAAGGCGACGCTGGACCGCCACGCCGCCAAGGCCCCGGCCGGCGCGGTCCCCGGCTGGTACGTCGACGTCACGACCAACACCGTGGTGGTGCTCGCCTCCGGCGACACCGCCGCCGCCTCGGCGTTCGTCCGCACGAGCCGGGTCGACGCCACCGCGGTCCGGGTGGTCACCACCACCGAGTCTCCCCAGCCGCTCTACGACGTCCGTGGCGGCGACGCCTACTACATGGGCGGCGGGCGCTGCTCGGTCGGCTTCTCGGTGACCGGCGGCTTCGTCACCGCCGGGCACTGCGGCAGCACCGGCACCTCCACCCAGGGCTACAACCAGGTGTCCCAGGGCACCTTCCGCGGCTCGTCGTTCCCCGGCAACGACTACGGCTGGGTCCAGACCAACTCGAACTGGACCCCGCAGCCATGGGTGAACAACTACTCCGGCGGCAACGTCACGGTGGCCGGCTCCACCGAGGCCGCCGTCGGCGCGGCGGTCTGCCGCTCCGGCTCGACCACCGGCTGGCGGTGCGGCACCATCCAGGCCAAGAACCAGACCGTCAACTACTCGCAGGGTTCGGTCAGCGGACTGACCCGCACCAACGCCTGCGCCGAGCCGGGCGACTCGGGCGGCTCGTGGCTCTCCGGCCAGCAGGCGCAGGGCGTGACCTCGGGCGGCTCGGGCAACTGCTCGTTCGGCGGTACCACCTACTTCCAGCCGGTCAACGAGATCCTCTCGGTGTACGGCCTGACGCTGCGCACCAGTGGTGGCGGGGGCGACCCGCCGCCGCCCACCGGTTGCAGCGGCTACGAGTCGACCTACACCGGTAGCATCTCCTCCGGCCAGAGCCGGTTCCAGCCGAACGGCAGCTACTACTACTCGTCCTCGTCGGGCACCCACCGCGGCTGCCTCGACGGGCCGACCGGGGTCGACTTCGACCTCTACCTACAAAAGTGGAGCGGCTCCGGCTGGGTCGACGTGGCCGGCTCGTACAGCCCCGGGCCGGACGAGTCGCTGACCTACAACGGCACGGCGGGTTACTACCGCTTCGAGGTGCACGCGTACAGCGGCTCCGGCAGCTACTCACTGGGCATCACCAACCCCTGA
- a CDS encoding ABC transporter permease subunit has translation MGDVAAIVAALLLGAAIGAVQGTVFARLGVPAFVVTLAGNIGWQGLQLYLLKPEGTINLPYTGFIGEITHVNLGRGTGWLIGVLAVLAYAAAVLVDSRRRTAAGLPTRSLTGSLLRVVGLAVLVAVTVAVLNAWQGVPAALLILLALVVVMDLVLRRTRYGRSIFAVGGNVEAARRAGINVALIRISVFALTSMLAALGGILTASRGYAAGQSTGAADTLLVAIAAAVIGGVSLFGGRGSTYGALLGSLVLGSITSGMFLLQLDSSVRFMITAAVLLGAVILDSLSRRGRRSSGRA, from the coding sequence GTGGGGGACGTCGCGGCGATCGTCGCGGCGCTGCTGCTCGGCGCGGCGATCGGCGCCGTACAGGGCACCGTCTTCGCCCGGCTCGGGGTGCCCGCCTTCGTGGTGACACTCGCCGGCAACATCGGCTGGCAGGGCCTCCAGCTCTACCTGCTCAAGCCCGAAGGCACCATCAACCTGCCCTACACCGGCTTCATCGGCGAGATCACCCACGTCAACCTCGGCCGGGGCACGGGCTGGCTGATCGGCGTGCTCGCCGTGCTGGCGTACGCGGCGGCGGTGCTGGTCGACAGCCGCCGCCGGACCGCTGCGGGGCTGCCCACCCGCAGCCTCACCGGGTCGTTACTGCGGGTGGTCGGCCTGGCCGTGCTGGTGGCGGTCACCGTCGCCGTGCTCAACGCCTGGCAGGGCGTACCGGCGGCGCTGCTCATCCTGCTCGCCCTGGTGGTGGTGATGGATCTGGTGCTGCGCCGCACCCGGTACGGGCGGAGCATCTTCGCCGTCGGCGGCAACGTCGAAGCGGCCCGGCGGGCCGGCATCAACGTCGCGCTGATCCGCATCTCGGTCTTCGCGCTCACCTCCATGCTGGCTGCCCTGGGCGGCATCCTGACCGCATCGCGCGGGTACGCCGCCGGACAGTCGACCGGTGCCGCCGACACCCTGCTGGTGGCCATCGCCGCCGCGGTGATCGGCGGGGTCAGCCTCTTCGGCGGTCGCGGCTCGACCTACGGCGCCCTGCTCGGCAGCCTGGTGCTCGGGTCGATCACCTCCGGCATGTTCCTGTTGCAGCTCGACTCCTCGGTCCGTTTCATGATCACCGCGGCCGTGCTCCTCGGCGCGGTCATCCTCGACTCGCTGTCCCGCCGGGGGCGACGCTCAAGCGGTCGCGCCTGA
- a CDS encoding sugar ABC transporter substrate-binding protein, with protein sequence MSKHPGTATAVGVLLAICLVVTGCGQQDDGGGDEQQQPGGTESTANGFKIGLLLPESKTTRYEAFDRPLIQEQLMQLCGKCEVLYQNADQDPAKQQSQAEAMLTQGVKVMILDPVDARAAGAIVNNARSQNVPVVSYDRLAEGPISYYVSYDNRKVGEVQGQALLDALSQGGQDPKRGDIVMINGSPTDPNAADFKAGAHSVLDGKVNIGQEYDTPDWSPDKAQQEMEQAITALGRERIIGVYAANDGTAGGAIAAMKGSGFPSPLPPVTGQDAELAGIQRIVAGEQYMTVYKAIRPEAEVAAAMAVAAATGQQYTGRPTEQRSNGTTDVPSVLLEPVAVTRDNIEDTVIQDGFYTPAQICSGAFAEPCAAAGIS encoded by the coding sequence ATGTCCAAGCATCCCGGAACCGCGACGGCAGTCGGCGTTCTGCTGGCGATCTGCCTGGTGGTGACCGGCTGTGGACAGCAGGACGACGGCGGCGGCGACGAGCAGCAGCAGCCGGGCGGCACGGAGAGCACCGCGAACGGTTTCAAGATCGGTCTGTTGCTGCCGGAGTCGAAGACCACCCGGTACGAGGCGTTCGACCGGCCGCTCATTCAGGAGCAGCTCATGCAGCTCTGCGGCAAGTGTGAGGTGCTCTACCAGAACGCCGACCAGGATCCGGCCAAACAGCAGTCCCAGGCCGAGGCGATGCTGACCCAGGGCGTCAAGGTGATGATCCTGGATCCGGTGGACGCCAGGGCCGCGGGTGCGATCGTCAACAACGCCCGGTCGCAGAACGTCCCGGTGGTCTCGTACGACCGGCTGGCCGAGGGGCCGATCTCCTACTACGTGTCGTACGACAACCGCAAGGTGGGCGAGGTGCAGGGCCAGGCGTTGCTGGACGCGCTGAGCCAGGGCGGGCAGGACCCCAAGCGCGGCGACATCGTCATGATCAATGGGTCGCCGACGGACCCGAACGCGGCGGACTTCAAGGCCGGGGCGCACTCCGTCCTCGACGGCAAGGTCAACATCGGCCAGGAGTACGACACGCCGGACTGGTCGCCGGACAAGGCCCAGCAGGAGATGGAACAGGCCATCACCGCGCTCGGCCGGGAGCGGATCATCGGTGTGTACGCCGCCAACGACGGCACCGCCGGCGGCGCGATCGCCGCCATGAAGGGCAGTGGCTTTCCGAGCCCGCTGCCACCGGTCACCGGTCAGGACGCCGAACTCGCCGGCATCCAGCGCATCGTCGCCGGTGAGCAGTACATGACGGTGTACAAGGCGATCAGGCCGGAGGCGGAGGTCGCCGCCGCGATGGCGGTCGCCGCGGCCACCGGTCAGCAGTACACGGGCCGGCCGACCGAACAGCGCAGCAACGGCACCACGGACGTCCCCTCGGTGCTGCTCGAACCGGTCGCGGTCACCCGCGACAACATCGAGGACACGGTCATCCAGGACGGGTTCTACACTCCTGCGCAGATCTGCTCCGGAGCCTTCGCCGAGCCGTGCGCAGCGGCCGGCATTTCCTGA
- the pdxR gene encoding MocR-like pyridoxine biosynthesis transcription factor PdxR, whose translation MHRPHAAYDFRHGTPALTSFPVTRWRQSLAEAVSRADAATLGYGPAEGAPALRAQISALLRRSRAFGAAPEHIVVTSGATQAMDILVRLLVGPDEVVVIEDPSHTVLRQIFGYSRAAVVPVPVDEEGIRVDEINDRIRAHGHHPARVRLVYVTPSHQFPTGFIMSERRRRALLRWACAHGATVLEDDYHNEFTFAPERQSALAADPQDADVVYVGSFSKTLFPSLRIGYAVLPSHLVRPFLGVKWITDRLTPTVTQEALAEFIDSGAYGRHISRMDRLYRQRRARLLEALYEHFGAGVRISGAAAGLHVLVTLSGVPDTDEAEIVRAAAVRGLRIYPGSGYFTIRPPAEPTFLIGYAALSTARITEGVALLAAAVRDVAAR comes from the coding sequence ATGCACCGGCCGCACGCGGCGTACGACTTCCGGCACGGCACCCCGGCGTTGACCAGCTTCCCGGTGACCCGGTGGCGGCAGTCGCTGGCGGAGGCGGTGAGCCGCGCCGACGCCGCGACCCTGGGCTACGGGCCCGCCGAGGGCGCGCCGGCCCTGCGCGCCCAGATCAGCGCGCTGCTGCGGCGCAGCCGGGCGTTCGGTGCGGCGCCGGAACACATCGTGGTGACCAGCGGCGCCACCCAGGCGATGGACATCCTGGTCCGGCTGCTCGTCGGTCCGGACGAGGTGGTGGTGATCGAGGATCCCAGCCACACGGTGCTGCGGCAGATCTTCGGCTACTCCCGGGCGGCGGTGGTGCCGGTGCCGGTGGACGAGGAAGGAATCCGGGTCGACGAGATCAACGACCGGATCCGCGCGCACGGCCACCATCCGGCGCGGGTCCGCCTCGTCTACGTCACACCGTCGCATCAGTTCCCGACCGGGTTCATCATGTCCGAGCGGCGACGACGGGCGCTGCTGCGGTGGGCCTGCGCGCACGGCGCCACGGTGCTGGAGGACGACTACCACAACGAGTTCACCTTCGCTCCGGAGCGGCAGTCGGCGCTGGCCGCCGACCCGCAGGACGCGGACGTGGTCTACGTGGGCAGCTTCAGCAAGACCCTCTTTCCGTCGCTGCGCATCGGGTACGCGGTGCTGCCGTCGCACCTGGTCCGGCCGTTCCTCGGGGTCAAGTGGATCACCGACCGGCTCACCCCGACGGTGACCCAGGAGGCGCTGGCCGAGTTCATCGACTCGGGCGCCTACGGCCGGCACATCAGCCGGATGGACCGCCTGTACCGGCAGCGCCGGGCCCGGCTGCTGGAGGCGCTCTACGAACACTTCGGCGCGGGCGTCCGGATCTCCGGCGCGGCGGCCGGGCTGCACGTGCTGGTGACCCTGAGCGGCGTACCCGACACCGACGAGGCGGAGATCGTGCGGGCCGCGGCCGTCCGGGGCCTGCGGATCTACCCCGGCTCGGGTTACTTCACCATCCGGCCACCCGCGGAGCCGACGTTCCTGATCGGATACGCGGCACTGTCCACCGCCCGGATCACCGAGGGAGTCGCGCTGTTGGCCGCCGCGGTGCGGGACGTGGCGGCTCGGTGA
- a CDS encoding flavodoxin family protein: MHSEAATILAINGSERAGGNTDLAVDYAGRLLAARGAALRTIRLRDHRISPCSPCGDCNSRTTPCQLDDDVPALVEQMTRADGLIYAAPVHGFGLAHLMQVFIERAGVGYLRFNRPLADKVGGVIVTGRRYSDSSVHNQIVNNLLLNRMILVGSGFPVLLRNTTGKPGLADTEGMDALERMVNRMLDMVHLLKRHQRVTGGSVLPQLDHNERVPRPRSGGAAQSRGDIENVH, translated from the coding sequence GTGCACAGCGAAGCAGCCACCATCCTGGCCATCAACGGCTCCGAACGGGCCGGCGGCAACACCGACCTCGCGGTCGACTACGCCGGCCGCCTGCTCGCCGCGCGCGGTGCCGCGCTACGCACCATCCGGCTGCGCGATCACCGGATCTCACCGTGCAGCCCGTGCGGCGACTGCAACAGCCGGACCACGCCCTGCCAACTCGACGACGACGTGCCCGCCCTGGTGGAGCAGATGACCCGCGCGGACGGGCTGATCTACGCCGCCCCGGTGCACGGCTTCGGCCTGGCCCATCTCATGCAGGTCTTCATCGAACGGGCGGGGGTGGGATACCTGCGCTTCAACCGGCCGCTGGCCGACAAGGTCGGCGGCGTCATCGTCACCGGCCGCCGGTACAGCGACTCCTCCGTGCACAACCAGATCGTCAACAACCTACTGCTCAACCGGATGATCCTGGTCGGCAGCGGCTTTCCCGTGCTGCTGCGCAACACCACCGGCAAGCCCGGCCTCGCCGACACCGAGGGCATGGACGCGCTGGAACGGATGGTCAACCGGATGCTCGACATGGTGCACCTGCTCAAGCGACACCAGCGGGTCACCGGCGGCAGCGTCCTGCCGCAGCTGGACCACAACGAACGCGTCCCACGGCCCCGCTCGGGCGGGGCCGCCCAAAGCAGAGGAGATATCGAGAATGTCCACTGA
- a CDS encoding ATP-binding cassette domain-containing protein, translating to MADDTPVLAMSGISKRFGAVQALSDVSLEVRSGEVVALVGDNGAGKSTLIKVIAGVNPADTGEIRWQGRRVQIGRPADASNLGIATVYQDLALCDNLDVVANLYLGRELTRTGVLDEIGMERRARELLTSLSVKIPSVRVAVAALSGGQRQSVAIARSLLGEPKLVLLDEPTAALGVAQTAEVLDLIERLRKRGLGVLLISHNLADVKAVADRVVVLRLGRTAGTFDPDRTSQEEIVQAITGALDNAVSRRRARDVPPDDGDGGAARQATPRDQL from the coding sequence GTGGCTGACGACACTCCGGTGCTCGCGATGTCGGGCATCTCGAAGCGGTTCGGCGCGGTCCAGGCGCTCTCCGACGTGTCGCTGGAGGTCCGTTCCGGCGAGGTGGTGGCGCTGGTCGGGGACAACGGGGCGGGCAAGTCGACCCTGATCAAGGTGATCGCCGGGGTCAACCCCGCGGACACCGGCGAGATCCGCTGGCAGGGGCGCCGGGTGCAGATCGGCCGTCCCGCCGACGCGAGCAACCTCGGCATCGCCACCGTCTACCAGGACCTGGCGCTCTGCGACAACCTCGACGTGGTCGCCAACCTCTACCTCGGTCGGGAGCTGACCCGGACCGGCGTGCTCGACGAGATCGGCATGGAGCGGCGCGCCCGCGAACTGCTCACCAGCCTGTCGGTCAAGATCCCCTCGGTGCGGGTCGCGGTGGCGGCGCTCTCCGGTGGCCAGCGGCAGTCGGTGGCCATCGCCCGCTCGCTGCTCGGCGAACCGAAGCTGGTGCTGCTCGACGAACCCACCGCCGCCCTCGGTGTCGCGCAGACCGCCGAGGTGCTCGACCTGATCGAACGACTCCGCAAGCGCGGCCTCGGGGTGCTGCTCATCAGCCACAACCTGGCCGACGTCAAGGCGGTCGCGGACCGGGTGGTGGTGCTGCGGCTGGGGCGTACCGCCGGCACGTTCGACCCGGACCGGACCAGCCAGGAGGAGATCGTCCAGGCGATCACCGGGGCGCTCGACAACGCCGTCAGTCGGCGGCGGGCCCGGGACGTGCCGCCGGACGATGGCGATGGTGGCGCGGCGCGCCAGGCGACACCGCGAGATCAACTGTGA
- a CDS encoding BON domain-containing protein, whose protein sequence is MTHPWFFPDDTSALFQIGPTSADARLACGLLERMQRDPLLRHERICIEVQNRVVILDGVASSAEVSAQAHTVAWGTPEVHDVNNRLRVLDG, encoded by the coding sequence GTGACCCACCCCTGGTTCTTTCCCGACGACACGTCCGCCCTGTTCCAGATCGGTCCCACCTCCGCCGACGCGCGGCTGGCCTGCGGTCTTCTGGAGCGAATGCAGCGAGACCCGCTGCTGCGTCACGAACGCATCTGCATCGAGGTGCAGAACCGTGTGGTGATCCTGGACGGGGTCGCCAGTTCGGCCGAGGTGAGCGCCCAGGCACACACGGTCGCCTGGGGCACCCCCGAGGTGCACGACGTCAACAACCGCCTGCGGGTCCTGGACGGTTGA
- a CDS encoding chorismate mutase, which yields MSQQQGNGTPGGGTEGPARIAELRTTIDGLDQRIVGLLAERTRVVRELTVHKTDEPTVRSPDRVRQVLDRVHALAVGHGMPPEIAVATYRALIDELTRMQLHMLADRGATATPGQQ from the coding sequence ATGAGCCAGCAGCAGGGGAACGGCACGCCGGGCGGCGGCACCGAGGGCCCGGCCCGGATCGCGGAACTGCGGACCACCATCGACGGGCTCGACCAGCGGATCGTCGGGTTGCTCGCGGAGCGTACCCGGGTGGTTCGCGAGCTGACCGTGCACAAGACGGACGAGCCGACCGTGCGGTCCCCGGACCGGGTGCGCCAGGTGCTGGACCGGGTGCACGCCCTCGCGGTGGGGCACGGCATGCCCCCCGAGATTGCGGTGGCCACCTACCGCGCGCTGATCGACGAGCTGACCCGGATGCAACTGCACATGCTGGCCGACCGCGGCGCCACGGCCACGCCGGGGCAGCAGTGA
- a CDS encoding UbiD family decarboxylase, translated as MAGGAPVDLRHALASLDPLPGELVRVTEELPARYGVAARYARWAGAPAAPPTGPGPAVLFDRVRPDHGPVRAVLMGLYGTRRRAAGLLGCTPAELPHRLLDAVRSPRPPVPAADPAGWPRETLPPDLTALPVPVLTDEDAGAYLTLGAVLATDPETGVRNLSVHRMCVQGPDTLTIWMVPGRDLELAYRAALRRGGPLPVAIHLGLGPAVLLSSCCPTSLAPPGLDELAVAGALAGQPVELLRCRTVDAEFIAHAEYVIEGELLADTAPESRHGSVATPEFLGYQGRAHPALPLVRVTAITARESPILQAVSGPGHEQSVLLGFGMEAAVLDLLRRRGTPVEAAHCHTAGGGQLMVVLRWPAKRGPDDDTTVRAAAEAVLTEFRMAKLVLCVDEDVDIESDQDLWWAMATRFQADLDLVVLPDREGFPLDPTQHTGYSRALSADGRTAKAVFDCTVPYAQRARFRRPRFTEPPRPAPRRPTARLPR; from the coding sequence ATGGCCGGCGGCGCCCCCGTCGACCTGCGACACGCGCTCGCCTCCCTCGACCCACTGCCCGGCGAACTGGTCCGGGTCACCGAGGAGCTGCCCGCCAGGTACGGCGTCGCGGCCCGCTACGCCCGCTGGGCCGGGGCGCCCGCCGCCCCACCGACCGGCCCCGGGCCGGCGGTGCTCTTCGACCGGGTACGCCCGGACCACGGCCCCGTCCGGGCCGTGCTGATGGGGCTCTACGGCACCCGTCGCCGAGCTGCCGGCCTGCTCGGCTGCACCCCGGCCGAGCTGCCGCACCGGCTGCTCGACGCGGTGCGGTCGCCCCGTCCGCCGGTGCCCGCCGCCGACCCGGCCGGCTGGCCGCGCGAGACGCTGCCGCCCGACCTCACCGCTCTGCCGGTGCCGGTGCTCACCGACGAGGACGCCGGGGCGTACCTCACCCTCGGCGCGGTGCTCGCCACCGACCCGGAGACCGGGGTACGCAACCTGTCGGTGCACCGGATGTGCGTCCAGGGACCGGACACACTCACCATCTGGATGGTTCCCGGGCGCGACCTCGAACTCGCGTACCGGGCGGCCCTGCGCCGGGGCGGTCCGCTGCCGGTGGCGATCCACCTCGGGCTCGGCCCGGCGGTGCTGCTCTCCTCCTGCTGCCCGACCTCGCTGGCACCACCCGGCCTCGACGAGCTGGCCGTGGCCGGTGCGCTCGCCGGTCAGCCGGTCGAGCTGCTGCGGTGCCGGACGGTGGACGCCGAGTTCATCGCGCACGCCGAGTACGTCATCGAGGGTGAGCTGCTGGCCGACACGGCGCCGGAGAGTCGGCACGGCAGCGTGGCCACCCCGGAGTTCCTCGGCTACCAGGGCCGGGCACACCCGGCGCTGCCGCTGGTCCGGGTCACCGCGATCACCGCTCGGGAAAGCCCGATCCTGCAGGCCGTCTCCGGCCCCGGGCACGAACAGTCGGTGCTGCTCGGCTTCGGCATGGAGGCCGCGGTGCTGGATCTGCTGCGCCGGCGGGGCACGCCGGTCGAGGCCGCCCACTGCCACACCGCCGGGGGCGGCCAGCTCATGGTGGTGCTCCGGTGGCCGGCGAAACGCGGGCCGGACGACGACACCACGGTGCGTGCCGCCGCCGAGGCGGTGTTGACGGAGTTCCGGATGGCCAAGCTGGTGCTCTGCGTCGACGAGGACGTCGACATCGAGTCCGACCAGGACCTGTGGTGGGCGATGGCCACCCGGTTCCAGGCCGACCTGGACCTGGTCGTGCTCCCCGACCGGGAGGGCTTCCCCCTCGACCCGACCCAGCACACCGGGTATTCCCGGGCCCTGTCCGCCGACGGGCGGACCGCCAAGGCGGTCTTCGACTGCACCGTCCCGTACGCGCAGCGTGCCCGTTTCCGGCGGCCCCGGTTCACCGAGCCGCCACGTCCCGCACCGCGGCGGCCAACAGCGCGACTCCCTCGGTGA
- a CDS encoding winged helix-turn-helix domain-containing protein has product MSSSQLLVVLVRDSPVPLQQQLCEQISGSVRSGRLRPGDTVPPSRELAHQLGVSRTVVTRAYELLRANGVLTSRRGSGTRVSGHLPAEIRGAAPPPRAPSGRSRRCPPTREVRCGGHGSRHRCTGRTRRTTSGTAPRR; this is encoded by the coding sequence GTGAGTTCGTCCCAGCTTCTCGTCGTGCTGGTCCGCGACAGCCCGGTGCCGCTACAGCAGCAACTCTGCGAGCAGATCAGCGGGTCCGTGCGGTCCGGCCGGCTGCGCCCCGGCGACACGGTGCCACCCAGCCGGGAACTGGCGCACCAACTCGGGGTCTCCCGCACCGTGGTGACCCGGGCGTACGAGCTGCTGCGCGCCAACGGGGTACTGACCTCCCGGCGCGGATCCGGCACCCGGGTCAGCGGCCACCTGCCCGCCGAGATCCGTGGGGCCGCGCCGCCCCCACGCGCTCCCTCCGGCCGGAGCCGCCGCTGCCCACCGACGCGGGAAGTCCGCTGTGGCGGCCATGGGAGCCGGCACCGATGCACCGGCCGCACGCGGCGTACGACTTCCGGCACGGCACCCCGGCGTTGA
- a CDS encoding MFS transporter: MDESARLPRGGMLAFAGGSLGMGTWVTVPGLLLLFFLTDVLAVAPLVAGLVLLLPKIADVLLHPWIGHLSDADLARRGHRRLLMSAGCALPLAFAALFLVPGGLTGGPAAAWVAVAFIAGNLLFAAYQVPYLSTPADLSIGYHERTRLMGFRMVLLTVGILLSGVLAPLLTGREEPTRGGYALMGVALGASMLVAMLVGVAGTRHLTTAAPTPVTSSGHGPAGLRTLLVALRDPQFRWLVGSYLAMSTTTHLVLAAVPYFATYELGRPGLTTVLVAAFVAPALVATPGWVVVARRIGKQPGLLVAQGAFVLGSLVLALGNDAGLPVLVGAVALLGVAFAAMQLLPFSMVPDVIRAGGADGTTRAGTYTGVWTAAEATGGALGPYVYSACLAIGGFLASTADFQVVQPESAHTAIRLGFGLVPAALMTVAMLLQHRYTLDRTVRLAEPSGHRP; encoded by the coding sequence ATGGACGAGTCGGCGCGGCTTCCCCGTGGCGGCATGCTGGCCTTCGCCGGCGGGTCGCTGGGCATGGGCACCTGGGTCACCGTACCCGGCCTGCTGTTGCTCTTCTTCCTCACCGACGTGCTGGCGGTGGCCCCGCTGGTCGCGGGGCTCGTGCTGCTGCTACCGAAGATCGCCGACGTGTTGCTGCACCCGTGGATCGGGCACCTGTCCGACGCCGACCTGGCCCGGCGTGGCCACCGCCGGCTGCTCATGTCGGCCGGCTGCGCCCTGCCACTGGCCTTCGCCGCGCTGTTCCTGGTGCCCGGCGGGCTCACCGGCGGCCCGGCCGCGGCCTGGGTCGCCGTCGCGTTCATCGCGGGCAACCTGCTCTTCGCGGCCTACCAGGTGCCCTACCTGTCCACCCCCGCCGACCTGTCCATCGGCTACCACGAGCGCACCCGGCTGATGGGCTTCCGGATGGTGCTGCTCACCGTCGGCATCCTGCTCAGCGGGGTGCTCGCACCGTTGCTGACCGGCCGGGAGGAACCCACCCGCGGCGGCTACGCCCTGATGGGCGTCGCGCTCGGCGCCTCCATGCTGGTCGCCATGCTGGTCGGCGTCGCGGGCACCCGGCACCTGACCACCGCCGCACCGACCCCGGTCACCAGTTCCGGGCACGGCCCGGCCGGCCTGCGTACCCTGCTCGTCGCGCTGCGCGATCCACAGTTCCGCTGGCTGGTCGGCTCCTACCTGGCCATGTCGACCACCACGCACCTGGTGCTGGCCGCGGTGCCCTACTTCGCCACCTACGAACTCGGCCGCCCCGGCCTGACCACCGTGCTGGTCGCCGCGTTCGTCGCCCCGGCGCTGGTCGCCACCCCCGGATGGGTCGTCGTCGCCCGCCGCATCGGCAAGCAGCCCGGCCTGCTCGTCGCGCAGGGCGCCTTCGTCCTCGGCTCGCTCGTGCTGGCGCTCGGCAACGACGCCGGCCTGCCCGTGCTGGTCGGCGCGGTCGCGCTGCTCGGCGTCGCGTTCGCCGCCATGCAGTTGCTGCCGTTCTCGATGGTCCCGGACGTCATCCGGGCCGGCGGCGCCGACGGCACCACCCGGGCCGGCACCTACACGGGCGTGTGGACCGCGGCCGAGGCCACCGGTGGCGCGCTCGGCCCGTACGTCTACTCCGCCTGCCTGGCCATCGGCGGCTTCCTCGCCAGCACCGCGGACTTCCAGGTCGTGCAGCCGGAGTCCGCGCACACGGCGATCCGGCTCGGGTTCGGCCTGGTCCCCGCGGCGCTGATGACCGTGGCGATGCTGCTGCAACACCGGTACACGCTGGACCGCACGGTGCGTCTGGCCGAGCCCTCCGGGCACCGGCCGTGA
- a CDS encoding AraC family ligand binding domain-containing protein: MSTEQVTVPVGIDFPATQWEKWEKPGAEGRVKIAYVGGQRLRLLELPAGFDEHHWCLRGHTGYVLQGEFTIHFRDRSVPCRPGMGFVIPDDEEHRSQGSNAEPTVVFVVDEVAQP, from the coding sequence ATGTCCACTGAACAGGTCACCGTCCCGGTCGGCATCGACTTCCCCGCGACGCAGTGGGAGAAGTGGGAGAAGCCGGGCGCCGAAGGGCGCGTCAAGATCGCGTACGTCGGGGGGCAGCGACTGCGGCTGCTCGAACTGCCCGCCGGCTTCGACGAGCACCACTGGTGTCTGCGCGGGCACACCGGCTACGTCCTCCAGGGCGAGTTCACCATCCACTTCCGCGACCGCTCGGTGCCCTGCCGACCCGGCATGGGCTTCGTCATTCCCGACGACGAGGAGCACCGGTCCCAGGGCAGCAACGCCGAGCCCACCGTCGTCTTCGTCGTCGACGAGGTCGCCCAACCATGA